In Streptomyces liangshanensis, the DNA window CCCCTTCGGCAGTCATTCCTTCGCCTACGCGGCCGGCACCCTGGCGCCCAGCGGCGGCCAGGCCGCCGCGGACCGCGCCGTGATCGACTTCTACACGAAGTGGAAGTCGAACTTCATCAAGCAGAACTGTGGCAACGGTTGGTACGAGGTGTACGCGGCGGACGCGGACCACCCGTACGTCGCCGAGGCCCAGGGCTACGGCCTGGTCATCACGGCGCTGATGGCGGGCGCCGACGCGGACGCCAAGAAGATCTTCGACGGCATCCTCAAGTACGTCCTGGCCCACCCCTCCGTCAACAACCCCGACCTGCACGCGGCCGAGCAGGACACGGGGTGCAGGAGCGTCAACGGGAGCGACTCCGCCACCGACGGCGACCTGGACATCGCGTACGGACTGCTCCTCGCCCACAAGCAGTGGGGCAGCGGCGGCACGTACAACTACCAGAGCCTGGCGAACCGCCGGATCAACGCGATCAAGGCGAGCGAGGTGCACAGCGGCTCCAAGCTGATGAAGCTCGGTGACTGGTCGTCCGGCAGCTACGACCAGATCTCGCGCACGTCGGACTGGATCCCCGGACACTTCAAGGCGTTCCGCAAGGCCACCGGCGACAGCACCTGGGACGCGGTCCTGACCAAGACCCAGTCGGTGATCGGCAGTCTCCAGTCCAAGCACGCGTCCGCCACCGGGCTGCTGCCGGACTTCGTCGTCAACACGACGACCACGCCGAAGCCGGCGGCGGGCGAGGTCCTGGAGGACGCGCACGACGGCGACTACAACTGGAACGCCTGCCGGGACCCGTGGCGCCTGGGCACGGACGCGGTCGTCAACAACGACAGCGCGTCCCGCACCGCCGTACGGAAGATGAACTCCTGGATCAAGACCAAGGCCGCGAACGACCCGGCCAAGATCCGGGACGGGTACAAGCTCAACGGCACCAGCTTCGGCACCGGCAACGAGCCCGCGTTCTTCGCGCCCTTCGCGGTCGCGGCCATGACCGACCCGGCCAGTCAGGCGTGGCTGGACGCGCTGTGGCAGAAGATGCTCGCCACCACGCCCAGCGGCACCGACTACTACTCCACCAGTGTGCAGTTGCAGACGATGCTCGTCGTCACGCACAACTACTGGACTCCCTGACCGCGCGTCACTCGGACCCCCACCTGAGGAGAACCAGCGACATGACGTCCTCGTACCACTCCATGCTCCAGCGGCGCCCCCGCCTTCTGGCGGTCTCCGCGGCCCTGTCCCTGGCGGCCACCGCCGCCCTGTCCGCGGCCACCACCGCGACCGCGACCGACGGCGGCGCGCCCGCCGCCAAGGCCGCGGCGGCCGCGCCGGTCGGGCTCAACGCCCCCTACCTGTACCTGGGTTGGGGCAGTCCCCAGAGCGCCACGTCGGTCATGAGCGCGACCGGCGTCAAGCAGTTCACGATGGCGTTCATCCTCTCCGACGGCGGCTGCAACCCCAAGTGGGACGGGAACAGGGCGCTGACGGGCGGGAACGACCAGTCCACGATCAACGCGATACGCGCCGCCGGCGGTGACGTGACCGTCTCCATCGGCGGCTGGTCCGGCAACAAGCTCGGTGAGAAGTGTTCGTCCGCCACCGCCCTCGCGGGGGCGTACCAGAAGACCATCGACGCGCTGAAGCTGAAGTCCATCGACATCGACATCGAGGACACCGAGTTCACCAACGCCACGGTCCGCGAGCGGGTGGTGGACGCGCTGAAGATCGTCAAGACCAACAACCCCGGGGTGGCCGTGTACGTCACCTTCGGCACCACCAGGACGGGCCCGGACGCGACCGGCCTCGACCTGATCAAGCGGGGGGCGAACAACAAGCTGGACATCGAGGGCTGGGCGGTCATGCCGTTCGACTTCGACGAGGGCACCATCGACATGGTGGCCGCCACCAAGGGCGCGGTGGACGGCCTCAAGAACGCGGTGGCCTCGGCGTACGGGCTCTCCTCGGACGCCGCGTACCGCAAGGTCGGCTTCTCCTCGATGAACGGCAAGTCGGACGTGCCGGGCGAGACCGTGTCCGTGGCCAACTTCAAGTCGATGGTGAGCTACGCGACCAGCAAGCACCTGTCCCGGGTGAGCTTCTGGGCGGTCAACCGGGACCGCTCCTGCGGGGGCGGCACCACGGACGCCGGCGCGGACTGCAGTGGTGTGAGCCAGAGCGCGCTCGACTTCACCAAGGCACTGGCCGCGTACACCGGCTGATCACCCCGCACACTCCGTACGAGCCCACGCGTCCGTACGGACTCCGTACGACAGGAGCGGCGCGGGGGACGGGGTCGGTCCCGTTCCCCGCGCCGCTCCGGCGTGTCAGCGGCTCAGCGGCGCGCGGTGTCGTTCGAGGAGGCGAGGGTGGTACGGAGGCGGTATCTCTCGCCGCTGTACTCCACCGTCGAGGCCAGCAGGGGCCGTTGGTCCGGGGCGTGGATCGTCTGGTCCAGGACCAGGACGGGCGCCCCTGGCTCGATCTCCAGCCGGACCGCCAGTTCGTCGTCGGCGCTGCGGGCCTCGATCGTGGCCATCGACCTGCTCAGCTCGATGCCCTGTTCGCGCAGCGCCTCGAACAGGGACGCGGTGCCGAAGTCGGTGGTGGTGAGGGACGGGACGAGGTCGGCGGCGATGATGGTGCGGTCGACCGCGATCCGTACGCCGTTGAGGAGCCGTACCCGCTCCAGGTGCAGCAGGGGGGTGCCGGCGGGAACCCCGAGCCGGTCCGCCTCGTCGAGCGAGGCCGCCTCCACCGCCTGGCGCAGGACGAGCGAGCTGGGCCGCATGTGCTTGCGGTGCGCGGTGGTGGTGAACGACTCCAGGTCGTTGGGCCACTCGCGGGCCGCCACCGGCTGCGCGACGAACCAGCCGCGGCCGTGCGACGCGGTCAGGACCCCCTGGTCCACCAGGTGCGAGAGCGCCTTGCGGAGGGTCACCCGCGAGATGTCGAGCTGGGCGCAGAGTTCCCGCTCGGGTGGCAGCTTCGCGCCGGCCGTCAGTTCCTGGCTCTCGATCTGTTCGAGGATCGAGTCGGCAGCCTGTGACCACAGCGGGTCGGAACTGCGTTCGCGCCGCGGAGCGCGGATCGAGACGGCGTCGATGCCCATCGGTGAACCTCCAGCAATCACCGGAAAGATACCACTATTGACCACTTGCCTTCCACTGCATACCTTGTCCGGGAACGGCGGCCGGACGGCCGCGGACCCCCACCGACGGAAGGCGCGGTGCTCACAGGTGATCTCCAGGGACGACACGCGTGCCAGGCCGACGATCCTGGCCGACCACCTCGGGTACGGCCTGGGCGGCGCCCCCGCCGTGGTGCTCGCCCTGCCCGGCGGGACGGCGCCGGCCGCGGTCGGCCTGCGGGCGGAGGACGGCTCGGCGCCGGAGCGCCCGCTCGTGCCCGGCCCGGTCGAGGCCGTCCCCGGCTGGAGCGCCGGGCCCTTCGCCCGGGTCGCGCTGCCCCCGGATCTGCCGCCCGGCCGGTACGTGGTGCGCGTCGTGGAGAGCGACGGCCGCGTCACCGTGTCGGAGCCGTTCGCGCGCTCCGCCGACCGCCTCCAGCGCGCGACGATGTCCGACGTGCTCAGCTACTTCAAGGCCATGCGGTCGAGCGGCGAGATCGACCGCAAGGACCGGCGGGCCGCGCTGTGGGGCGACACCACGGGACGGCACGTCGACGCGCGGGGCGGCTGGCTCGACGCGAGCGGTGACACCAGCAAGTTCCTGAGCCACCTCACGTACACCCGCACGATGAGCCCGCAGCAGATCCCGCTGTGCGCGTGGGCCATGCTCGCCGCCCGTGACGTGCTCGCCGCCCAACACCCCGCGCTGGTCGGGTCGTTGAGCGCCCGGCTGCGTGACGAGGCCCTGTGGGGAGCCGACTTCCTGGTGCGCTTCCGGGCGCCCGAGGGCTACTTCTACACGGGGATCTTCGACGCCCTGACCAAGCGGCTGGAGGAGCGGGTGGTGACGGCCCCGCTGCCCGAGTGCGTCCGCACCGACCGCTACCAGGCCGCCTACCGCCACGGCGGCGGCCTCGCGATCGCGGCGCTGGCCCGCGCCTCGCACGCCGACGACGAGGGCGAGTTCTCCCGGGAGACCTACTTCGGCGCGGCGCTCGACGGCTTCACCCACCTGGAGAAGCACAACACCGCGTACCTGGAAGACGGTACGGAGAACGTCCTGGACGACTACACCGCCCTGCTCGCCGCCGCCGAACTGGTCGCGGCGGGCGCCGATCCCGAGCACGGGGCGCACGACGCCGCGCGGCGCCGGGCCCGGTCGCTCCTGGAGCGGTACGTCCGGCCGGGCGACGGTCCCGGCTGG includes these proteins:
- a CDS encoding glycoside hydrolase family 9 protein, whose protein sequence is MISRDDTRARPTILADHLGYGLGGAPAVVLALPGGTAPAAVGLRAEDGSAPERPLVPGPVEAVPGWSAGPFARVALPPDLPPGRYVVRVVESDGRVTVSEPFARSADRLQRATMSDVLSYFKAMRSSGEIDRKDRRAALWGDTTGRHVDARGGWLDASGDTSKFLSHLTYTRTMSPQQIPLCAWAMLAARDVLAAQHPALVGSLSARLRDEALWGADFLVRFRAPEGYFYTGIFDALTKRLEERVVTAPLPECVRTDRYQAAYRHGGGLAIAALARASHADDEGEFSRETYFGAALDGFTHLEKHNTAYLEDGTENVLDDYTALLAAAELVAAGADPEHGAHDAARRRARSLLERYVRPGDGPGWFVADAEGRPFFHAVEAGLPVLALLRFAETLPGAPEAAPARALAVEAMLDTVDRTHAVPNPFGYPRQRVRPLGGTDRDAFFFPHANETGYWWQGENATIASLSAAASACATADGVTEEGRRRLTAFADDQLAWITGRNPFDASMLQGRGRGNVDYASDFPNLPGGIVNGVTSGWTDEDDIAFRPQDAPEDESWRWAEQWIPHTGWFLLAVAYAR
- a CDS encoding GntR family transcriptional regulator, which gives rise to MGIDAVSIRAPRRERSSDPLWSQAADSILEQIESQELTAGAKLPPERELCAQLDISRVTLRKALSHLVDQGVLTASHGRGWFVAQPVAAREWPNDLESFTTTAHRKHMRPSSLVLRQAVEAASLDEADRLGVPAGTPLLHLERVRLLNGVRIAVDRTIIAADLVPSLTTTDFGTASLFEALREQGIELSRSMATIEARSADDELAVRLEIEPGAPVLVLDQTIHAPDQRPLLASTVEYSGERYRLRTTLASSNDTARR
- a CDS encoding glycosyl hydrolase family 8, which produces MSRSRRARCAAALSATAVLTTCVWTGLTPAAGAADGPAVPFGSHSFAYAAGTLAPSGGQAAADRAVIDFYTKWKSNFIKQNCGNGWYEVYAADADHPYVAEAQGYGLVITALMAGADADAKKIFDGILKYVLAHPSVNNPDLHAAEQDTGCRSVNGSDSATDGDLDIAYGLLLAHKQWGSGGTYNYQSLANRRINAIKASEVHSGSKLMKLGDWSSGSYDQISRTSDWIPGHFKAFRKATGDSTWDAVLTKTQSVIGSLQSKHASATGLLPDFVVNTTTTPKPAAGEVLEDAHDGDYNWNACRDPWRLGTDAVVNNDSASRTAVRKMNSWIKTKAANDPAKIRDGYKLNGTSFGTGNEPAFFAPFAVAAMTDPASQAWLDALWQKMLATTPSGTDYYSTSVQLQTMLVVTHNYWTP
- a CDS encoding chitinase; protein product: MTSSYHSMLQRRPRLLAVSAALSLAATAALSAATTATATDGGAPAAKAAAAAPVGLNAPYLYLGWGSPQSATSVMSATGVKQFTMAFILSDGGCNPKWDGNRALTGGNDQSTINAIRAAGGDVTVSIGGWSGNKLGEKCSSATALAGAYQKTIDALKLKSIDIDIEDTEFTNATVRERVVDALKIVKTNNPGVAVYVTFGTTRTGPDATGLDLIKRGANNKLDIEGWAVMPFDFDEGTIDMVAATKGAVDGLKNAVASAYGLSSDAAYRKVGFSSMNGKSDVPGETVSVANFKSMVSYATSKHLSRVSFWAVNRDRSCGGGTTDAGADCSGVSQSALDFTKALAAYTG